In Gemmata obscuriglobus, a single genomic region encodes these proteins:
- the panB gene encoding 3-methyl-2-oxobutanoate hydroxymethyltransferase, translating to MSVVPSPRPITAPEFRAAKARGAKLAVVTAYDYTSARLCDEAGVDCILVGDSVGMVVQGHPTSLPVTLDEMIYHTKCVMRGARRALVVADLPFMTYQVSPRQAVRNAGRLMKEAGAHAVKLEGGVRARDAIRACVDAGIPVMGHVGLTPQSVHQMGGFKVQRDTEQLLADALAVEAAGAFSVVVEGVPADLGAKITGTVGIPTVGIGAGAGCDGQVLVFHDMMGLYPDFKPKFAKRYADLGAAIKAATEQYCREVREGAFPAAEHTFR from the coding sequence ATGAGCGTTGTTCCCTCTCCGCGGCCGATCACGGCCCCCGAGTTCCGCGCCGCGAAAGCCCGGGGCGCGAAGCTCGCGGTCGTGACCGCCTACGACTACACCTCGGCCCGGCTCTGCGACGAGGCCGGCGTCGACTGTATCCTCGTGGGCGACTCGGTGGGGATGGTGGTGCAGGGCCATCCGACCTCGCTCCCGGTCACGCTCGACGAGATGATCTACCACACCAAGTGCGTGATGCGGGGCGCCCGGCGGGCGCTGGTCGTCGCGGACCTCCCGTTCATGACGTACCAGGTGAGCCCGCGCCAGGCGGTCCGGAACGCCGGCCGGCTGATGAAGGAGGCCGGCGCCCACGCGGTGAAGCTCGAGGGGGGCGTGCGGGCGCGCGACGCCATCCGCGCGTGCGTGGACGCGGGCATCCCGGTAATGGGACACGTCGGGCTGACACCGCAATCGGTCCACCAGATGGGCGGGTTCAAGGTCCAGCGCGACACGGAGCAGCTCTTGGCGGACGCACTGGCGGTCGAAGCGGCGGGCGCGTTCTCGGTGGTCGTGGAAGGCGTGCCCGCGGACCTGGGCGCGAAGATCACGGGCACGGTCGGCATCCCCACCGTCGGGATCGGGGCCGGCGCCGGGTGCGACGGTCAGGTGCTGGTGTTCCACGACATGATGGGGCTGTACCCCGACTTCAAGCCGAAATTCGCGAAGCGGTACGCCGACCTGGGCGCGGCGATCAAGGCCGCGACGGAGCAGTACTGCCGCGAGGTCCGCGAGGGGGCGTTCCCGGCCGCGGAGCACACGTTCCGGTGA
- a CDS encoding WD40 repeat domain-containing protein — protein sequence MLVLKAPAGFRLRFDELAFAPGGDALAAAPSWGVTLWTSFADGARAEAVPLGDGVASQRLAFAPDGRTLFAGSDLLLAVDLASRVIRRVPLDRWHRLGFGVSPDGARLIVSERLGGTVGGAEGTRLTCRPTDDLDRPTWQLITRADVLLPPVFPPGSDRFVQLESTHELMAERWAPRVVVRTLDTGAVLTETDLLPVPDYPDQAALSPDGLTLVVRLRDRIYANLIGAAGAAEVIANPSRKHFTGIAFHPSGRYLAATSNDKTVKLYDTTSWDLTRTFTWDIGRVRSVAFSPDGTLAAAGSDTGKVVVWDVDL from the coding sequence ATGCTCGTGTTGAAGGCCCCGGCCGGTTTTCGGTTGCGGTTCGACGAACTGGCGTTTGCCCCGGGCGGCGACGCGCTGGCCGCCGCCCCGAGCTGGGGTGTGACCCTCTGGACCAGCTTCGCCGACGGGGCACGGGCCGAGGCGGTGCCGCTGGGCGACGGGGTCGCGTCCCAGCGGCTGGCGTTCGCGCCGGACGGTCGCACCTTGTTCGCCGGTAGCGACCTGCTGTTGGCCGTCGATTTGGCCTCGCGGGTCATTCGGCGCGTGCCCCTCGACCGGTGGCACCGACTCGGGTTCGGCGTCTCACCGGACGGCGCGCGGCTGATCGTGTCCGAACGGCTCGGCGGCACCGTTGGTGGGGCCGAAGGCACCCGGCTGACGTGCCGACCGACCGACGACCTTGACCGGCCGACGTGGCAACTCATCACTCGGGCGGACGTTTTGCTGCCCCCCGTGTTCCCGCCCGGTAGCGACCGGTTCGTGCAACTGGAGAGCACGCACGAACTGATGGCCGAACGGTGGGCGCCGCGGGTCGTCGTTCGGACGCTCGACACCGGTGCGGTGTTAACCGAAACCGATCTGCTCCCCGTGCCCGACTATCCGGACCAGGCCGCCCTTTCACCCGACGGGCTCACGCTGGTGGTTCGCCTACGCGATCGCATCTACGCCAACCTTATCGGCGCCGCGGGTGCGGCCGAGGTGATCGCGAACCCCAGTCGGAAGCACTTCACCGGTATCGCGTTTCACCCGTCGGGCCGTTACCTCGCGGCCACGAGTAACGACAAAACCGTCAAGCTCTACGACACCACCTCCTGGGACCTGACGAGAACCTTCACCTGGGACATCGGACGAGTGCGCTCGGTCGCGTTCTCGCCCGACGGCACGCTCGCCGCTGCGGGCAGCGACACCGGCAAGGTCGTGGTCTGGGACGTGGACCTCTGA
- a CDS encoding RNA polymerase sigma factor has product MAADLVREVLMRAARDDGRIEDHSAPDTIHARLITTTRSAMADVGSVKDDRPRRGGAAGATAPFGRDLTPDLNADWEREFQRQLAMRAMGRVKRELSPLDWQAFWRTEVDGRAGAAVGRELGMTPGAVYVTKCRVQMRLREEMRRLRLEAESWGSTTARADGGQDLDRTRPPNRPPETSLAPSAIDSEDIDRTPLHVPSFSTLGCNCSGFD; this is encoded by the coding sequence GTGGCCGCCGACCTCGTGCGCGAAGTTCTGATGCGCGCCGCCCGGGACGATGGACGAATAGAGGACCACTCGGCCCCCGACACGATTCACGCCCGACTCATCACCACCACCCGGAGCGCGATGGCCGATGTTGGCTCGGTCAAAGACGATCGGCCACGCCGGGGCGGCGCTGCCGGGGCGACCGCCCCGTTCGGACGCGACCTCACACCGGACCTCAATGCGGACTGGGAGCGTGAGTTCCAGCGCCAGCTTGCGATGCGGGCAATGGGCCGCGTGAAACGCGAACTCTCGCCGCTCGACTGGCAGGCGTTTTGGCGAACCGAAGTGGACGGCCGGGCCGGAGCGGCGGTCGGGCGGGAACTCGGGATGACACCCGGGGCCGTCTACGTCACGAAGTGCCGGGTGCAGATGCGGCTTCGCGAAGAGATGCGCCGCCTCCGACTCGAAGCCGAATCGTGGGGCAGCACTACGGCCCGAGCCGACGGGGGCCAAGATCTCGACCGAACCCGTCCGCCCAACCGGCCACCTGAGACATCGCTCGCCCCGTCCGCGATCGACTCCGAGGACATCGACCGCACCCCCCTTCACGTCCCGTCCTTCTCAACGCTGGGGTGCAACTGTTCCGGGTTCGATTGA
- a CDS encoding TetR/AcrR family transcriptional regulator has product MAKTPAKRKPRADAERNRARILEVAKGAFTKSGAEASLDEIAREAGVGPGTLYRHFPTRDALLEAVYRTEVEKLASAGQELALRLSPPEALRSWLLLFVDYIAAKKIIAPALSTLVQCHPKVVEASRTQIHDAIQSLVRRAVESGDIRTDLDPIDLLSAIVGVAHVPAIPDWQQCARRLVDILIAGSRPVK; this is encoded by the coding sequence ATGGCAAAGACACCGGCCAAGCGAAAACCGCGGGCCGACGCCGAGCGGAACCGGGCGCGCATCCTTGAGGTGGCGAAAGGGGCGTTCACCAAATCGGGGGCCGAGGCGAGTCTGGACGAGATCGCGCGGGAAGCGGGGGTCGGCCCGGGAACGCTGTACCGCCACTTCCCGACGCGGGACGCGCTCCTCGAAGCCGTGTACCGCACGGAGGTGGAGAAGCTCGCCTCGGCCGGGCAGGAACTGGCTCTCAGGCTCTCACCGCCCGAAGCGCTGCGATCCTGGCTGCTCCTGTTCGTGGACTACATCGCGGCCAAAAAGATCATCGCCCCGGCCCTCTCGACGCTGGTCCAGTGCCACCCCAAGGTGGTCGAGGCGTCCCGCACCCAGATCCACGACGCGATACAGTCCCTGGTCCGGCGCGCGGTGGAGAGCGGGGACATTCGAACGGACCTGGACCCGATCGACCTGCTGAGTGCGATCGTGGGGGTGGCCCACGTGCCGGCCATCCCGGACTGGCAGCAATGTGCGCGGCGGCTCGTGGACATCCTCATCGCGGGATCGCGACCGGTGAAGTGA
- a CDS encoding 3'-5' exoribonuclease YhaM family protein → MARRFVEQLRDGDNLEDVYLVTDKQLRANRNGNPYLLVELRDRTGGIQGRMWNAGDSIARGFDPGDFLFATGKVQLFQGALQAILTAVERVEPQKVEFADFLPQTEHSIPKLTERLKGYLLRLGNPHLRALAECFLMDDEFMRAFATCPAGVKLHHAYVGGLLEHTVSMMDIADKVLALYPGTDRDLVLMGVLLHDAGKTRELTFSRAFGYSDEGQLVGHIPIAVAMLAETAAKVPDLTGEPFPRELMLRLQHMILSHHGELSYGSPKVPMTPEAMLLHLIDAMDTRMHMVLRELKDDRNNPTAWTPYNHNLGRRVYKGGAFGDLFGESGGGYD, encoded by the coding sequence ATGGCCCGCCGTTTCGTCGAACAGCTCCGCGACGGGGACAACCTCGAAGACGTGTACCTCGTGACGGACAAGCAGCTCCGCGCGAACCGGAACGGGAACCCGTACCTCCTTGTAGAACTGCGGGACCGCACCGGCGGCATCCAGGGCCGCATGTGGAACGCCGGCGACAGCATCGCGCGCGGGTTCGACCCCGGCGACTTCCTGTTCGCCACCGGCAAGGTGCAACTGTTCCAGGGCGCGCTGCAGGCCATCCTGACGGCAGTCGAGCGGGTGGAGCCGCAGAAGGTCGAGTTCGCCGACTTCCTGCCGCAGACCGAGCACAGCATCCCGAAGCTCACGGAGCGCTTGAAGGGCTACCTGCTCCGGCTCGGCAACCCGCACCTGCGGGCGCTCGCCGAGTGCTTCCTCATGGACGACGAGTTCATGCGGGCGTTCGCGACGTGCCCGGCCGGGGTGAAGCTGCACCACGCCTACGTGGGGGGGCTGCTGGAGCACACGGTCTCGATGATGGACATCGCGGACAAGGTGCTCGCGCTGTACCCCGGCACGGACCGCGACCTCGTGCTGATGGGCGTGCTGCTGCACGACGCGGGCAAGACCCGGGAGCTGACCTTCTCGCGCGCCTTCGGGTACTCCGACGAGGGGCAACTGGTCGGGCACATCCCGATCGCCGTGGCGATGCTCGCCGAGACCGCGGCCAAGGTGCCGGACCTGACCGGGGAGCCGTTCCCGCGGGAGCTGATGCTCCGGCTCCAGCACATGATCCTGAGCCACCACGGGGAGCTGAGCTACGGCAGCCCGAAGGTGCCGATGACCCCCGAGGCGATGCTGCTGCACCTGATCGACGCGATGGACACGCGCATGCACATGGTGCTGCGCGAGCTGAAGGACGACCGCAACAACCCGACCGCGTGGACGCCGTACAACCACAACCTGGGCCGCCGTGTTTACAAGGGCGGGGCCTTCGGCGACCTGTTCGGCGAGTCCGGCGGCGGGTACGACTGA
- a CDS encoding prenyltransferase/squalene oxidase repeat-containing protein — MPHSRLLAALVACVALGLISVPAPAPAGAAPPDDNKKKQQEIEATVAKGLEYLKKTQAQDGHWEAQGGQYPTSMTALAGMAFLMEGSTLKEGKYSDQVKKAVDWFLAPARQQPNGMLGDVRNPSEQVRYMYGQGFGTMFLASVYGEEEDKEQREKLEKLLKKAVEFICKAQTLKKHRKAEGKEMDIGGWGYVSAAEGNNFDEGSVTITALQGLRAARNAGIPVPKENIDKAVNYLEACTTPDGGIIYNYLGEGALRGQERPPLTAAAICCGFSAGQYKSELPKRWLKYCKAHEETFLAKGRQAHDEYQTYYFGQAMYALGDTKYGAMFPDQKEKDKWLTWSRFKDVYFPQILNNQDKSSGAWEQGQVGPVYVTSINLCLLQLEKDLLPIYQK, encoded by the coding sequence ATGCCTCACAGCCGGTTACTCGCCGCTCTCGTGGCGTGTGTGGCCCTCGGGCTCATCTCGGTGCCCGCCCCCGCTCCCGCCGGGGCCGCGCCGCCGGATGACAACAAGAAGAAGCAGCAAGAAATTGAAGCCACGGTCGCGAAGGGGCTTGAGTACCTCAAGAAAACCCAGGCGCAGGACGGCCACTGGGAGGCTCAGGGTGGGCAGTACCCGACCAGCATGACGGCGCTGGCCGGGATGGCGTTCCTGATGGAGGGGAGCACGCTGAAGGAAGGCAAGTACTCGGACCAGGTAAAGAAGGCGGTGGACTGGTTCCTGGCTCCGGCCCGGCAGCAGCCCAACGGCATGCTCGGCGACGTGCGCAACCCGAGCGAACAGGTCCGGTACATGTACGGCCAGGGGTTCGGCACCATGTTCCTGGCGAGCGTGTACGGCGAGGAGGAGGATAAGGAGCAGCGGGAGAAGCTGGAGAAGCTGCTCAAGAAAGCGGTCGAGTTCATCTGCAAAGCGCAGACCCTCAAGAAGCACCGCAAGGCCGAGGGGAAGGAGATGGACATCGGCGGGTGGGGGTACGTGAGCGCCGCCGAGGGCAACAACTTCGACGAGGGGTCCGTCACCATCACCGCGCTCCAAGGGCTCCGCGCCGCCCGCAACGCCGGCATCCCCGTGCCCAAAGAGAACATCGACAAAGCGGTCAACTACCTCGAAGCCTGTACCACGCCCGATGGCGGGATCATTTACAACTACCTCGGCGAGGGCGCGCTCCGGGGGCAGGAGCGCCCGCCCCTCACCGCGGCGGCGATCTGCTGCGGTTTCAGCGCCGGGCAGTACAAGAGCGAGCTGCCGAAGCGCTGGCTGAAGTACTGCAAGGCCCACGAGGAGACGTTCCTGGCAAAGGGCCGCCAGGCCCACGACGAGTACCAGACGTACTACTTCGGTCAAGCCATGTACGCCTTGGGGGACACCAAGTACGGCGCGATGTTTCCGGATCAGAAGGAGAAGGACAAGTGGCTCACCTGGAGCCGGTTCAAGGACGTGTATTTCCCGCAAATCCTCAACAACCAGGACAAGTCGAGCGGCGCATGGGAACAGGGACAAGTCGGCCCCGTATACGTGACGAGCATTAACCTGTGCCTGCTCCAACTCGAAAAGGACCTTCTCCCCATCTACCAAAAGTGA